A stretch of Mesorhizobium sp. M2A.F.Ca.ET.046.03.2.1 DNA encodes these proteins:
- a CDS encoding (2Fe-2S)-binding protein: MIETIAVAFRLNGADTAMQVPPDMRLIDMLRERLGLTANKKACGIGRCGACAVLMDGRPVNSCLLMAWQIVGADILTPEGLDALPEAAIVRSALAEENAFQCGYCAPGFTIVLTALLREHLDADEPAIRAALEGNICRCTGYHSIIRGALAAARAMADRSAPQPTHG, encoded by the coding sequence ATGATCGAGACGATTGCGGTCGCCTTTCGCCTCAATGGCGCGGACACGGCGATGCAGGTTCCGCCGGACATGCGCCTCATCGACATGCTGCGCGAGCGGCTGGGCCTGACGGCCAACAAGAAGGCGTGCGGCATCGGCCGCTGCGGCGCCTGCGCCGTGCTGATGGACGGGCGGCCGGTGAATTCCTGCCTGCTGATGGCATGGCAGATCGTCGGCGCGGACATCCTCACGCCCGAAGGTCTCGACGCCCTGCCCGAGGCGGCCATCGTCCGCAGCGCGCTTGCCGAGGAGAATGCCTTCCAGTGCGGCTATTGCGCGCCGGGCTTCACGATCGTGCTCACGGCGCTGCTGCGTGAGCACCTCGACGCCGACGAGCCCGCCATCCGCGCGGCGCTCGAGGGCAACATCTGCCGCTGCACCGGCTATCACTCCATCATCCGTGGAGCGCTCGCCGCCGCCAGGGCAATGGCGGACCGCAGCGCTCCGCAACCGACACACGGCTGA